The Neoarius graeffei isolate fNeoGra1 chromosome 10, fNeoGra1.pri, whole genome shotgun sequence genome has a segment encoding these proteins:
- the LOC132893504 gene encoding uncharacterized protein LOC132893504, which yields MLGKFVIAYIYNILIYSPDEEIHHEHVRSVLSCLLQNLHLHVKAEKCEFHVNQISFLEYIINSEGMSMDQVKVLAITSWPTPMSVKELQCFLGFTNFYQRFIQGFSIIAAPLTLLLKNGPRHLQWNPAAEEAFNQLKAAFMSAPILQHPDPTTSTYCRG from the coding sequence ATGCTGGGGAAATTTGTGATAGCCTACATTTACAACATTCtaatctactccccagatgaagaaATTCACCACGAGCATGTCAGGTCTGTACTCTCCTGCTTGCTTCAGAATCTCCATCTCCATGTcaaagcagagaagtgtgagttccatGTCAACCAGATCTCATTCCTAGagtacatcatcaactctgaggGGATGAGCATGGACCAGGTGAAGGTTTTGGCCATCACATCATGGCCCACTCCCATGTCAGTAAAGGAGTTGCAATGCTTTCTGGGCTTCACTAACTTCTACCAGCGCTTCATTCAGGGTTTCAGCATTATCGCTGCCCCTCTTACCTTGCTTCTAAAGAACGGACCACGTCACCTCCAGTGGAACCCTGCAGCTGAAGAGGCTTTTAACCAGCTCAAAGCAGCATTCATGTCTGCTCCTATTCTTCAGCACCCAGATCCTACTACCTCTACTTATTGTAGAGGTTAA